A segment of the Stegostoma tigrinum isolate sSteTig4 chromosome 44, sSteTig4.hap1, whole genome shotgun sequence genome:
ggaggaggattgcctggagaaggtttttaacatacagggaattctggatgggtgAACCTGAGGCAGTTAAAAATCCACACTGGGTCTGGAGAAGGGAGTGGGGTACCAGTAAGGTCCGGGTGGGGTGAAGTTAGAAATTGTTTCCTTAAcaggcagtcatgtgggggttgGCTCAGAAATGTGGCCGGGTTAATAGTGGAGCCGGAAGAGATAAGGAATAAATCGCAGCGAGAATCTGGGAACAAGGGGTAATCCCTGAGTTACAGTGTCCAGGCGAGTGGAGTAGTAGGCAACCGGTTGTTATAATTCAACtttaaagggcctattgtaaacctgtcagtttcagtatgacgtatgtgtgtgtgtcagttatGTAGTAGACTGCAATAGTTATGTCCTTGATCTCTGAAGAATGGCGGCACATACAGAAGAGGAAGTAACAGGAATGTGGGGTTGAAAccacaatgagatcagccatgatcctagtgaatggcagagcacatttGCAAGGCTGAACAGCATACTCCTGTTCTCAGTCTTACATTCACTATTGAGGAATAGCAGGACGGTTGGAGGGGTGGTGGCTGTCAGTGAATGCCTGCAATTCAAACACTGCCTTTACGGAGCTGTATGGTGCAAAGGGAAGTAATCAATTTATCAGCTGACAAATCAGACAAACACAGTAAAAATGCTACAGCACGTACTGGGGGTTCAGCTTGGCTGGCTTTAATCACGTGGCTTCACAGTCGCCCTGGTGTCTGCAGAAGCAGCAGATGAGAGTAGCATGACTGTCCACGTACAGGCAGTAAACATTGGGATGGGGCGGGGGTTGGGTTCAGAATAGGaacattctctttctcacctcGTGGACTTAAGGGGAGCACCAAGGAGTGTGGGCTCACGCATGGCAGCGATTACGCTAGTAGTCGTGAGGCAGTTCCACTGACAGGGCAGGACAGCTTCAATACCTATTCCACATTATGATTACTATCAGttaggaggaagggcaacagggttaATACACAGGAGGATTCTCTGCTCTGtctcatgtctcatttgcacagtgccACAATATCCCATTTGCCAATCTGAACCAGGGAGGCAGGATGGGCACTGacattgcaatggtgtcctgaacttagagacagtgtgggaggtggggggagaaaaCTCTAGTTGGTTtaaaaattaccaagcaagaattggatgttttggagatgtcTCTACATCACCATCAGTCAAAAACTACTCAAGAATTATAATGTAAACACTGTTTGAACAGACCCAGAATGGTGTTTGAAAGATTCAACATAAGTGTTGCTCTTTAAAAAAACAGCAGCAATCACCATTTCTGTCAAATAATTATGACCTAGCACAAGAAGGAAAATCATGGGTCCAGGGTTTCTTTCACTGGTTTTCGGAGAAAAATACAATGGATTGACCAAATTATACATGCtaaaaaattaaccaaatttaccacacacaaaaatcagaaattcttggcaaaaagagagttaatgtttcaggtccagcgaccctttctCGGAACTAGAATGGATGAATGAATGGATTATGGGCCCTAGGATCCAGCGgtgccacagctgtgggagaattGGCAGCTGGCAGTTTCAAGAAGTATCAATTTCCTGGAAAAGTGattgtgaatttcaaaacaatggcgcgtgccattgatggaaaggctcTCTCCTGCCTTAATACGTTGGGTGGGGGGAATTCACAGTGCTGGATACCTCGTATGGTTTCTGGTCTGTCCTGGTTTGTCAGGAGGATCAGTACAAATTCACATTTACTTTTAAAGGACAACAGTACACATGGAGTTGTCTGCCCCAGTGTTTCCATAATAACATAgtgcatagaatatagaacattacagcacagtacagaccctgcggccctcgatgttgtgcggacctgtcataccgatctcaagcccatctaacctacactactccatgtacgtccatatgattatccaatgacgacttaaatgtacctaaagttggtgaatctacgaccgttgcaggcaaaacgttccattcacttactactctctgagtaaagaaactacctctgacatctgttctatatctttcactcgCAATTTAATGCTGTGCactctcgtgctcgccgtcaccatccgaggaaaaagcctctccctatccaccctatctaaccctctgattattttatatgtttcaattaagtcacctctcaaccttcttctctctgatgaaaacagcctcaatccctcagcctttcctcgtaagaccttccctccataccaggcaacatccgagtaaatctcctctgcaccctttccaaaggttcgacatccttcttctaatgtggtgaccagaactgtacacaatactccaagtgcggccgcaccagagttttgtgcaacttcaccataacttcttggttctggaactcgatccctctagtaataaaagctgaaacactgtatgctttcttaccagccctgtcaacctgggtggcaactttcaaggatctgttcacatggacactgagatctctgctcatctacactactaagaatcttagcattagcccagtactttgccttccggttactcctaccaaagtgcatcacctcacacttgcctgcattaatctctctttgccatctctcagcccagctctgccgaTTATCTAGCCCCAACATTTTCCACCAGTGTAAGGCAGCCtgtttaaatgttttcaaaaagccactcaggcttgtacagtacgtggacGACATCCTGTTGCTCGCAGACAACAGTGAAGAACATGGCCCCCTACTTAGTGAGTTGTTCTGACTGCTGTGCAagagctgtttgaaggtaaaccTGAAGAAGGGACAGATAAGATtgaagataacagagtgtggagctggatgaacacagcaggccaagcagcatctcaggagcacaaaagctgatgtttcgagcctcgacccttcatcagatccccactttattatcttggattcgccagcatctgcagttcccattatcccagataGGATTGtgggaggtcaagttcctgggactgaccctgacggctggagagcgcagcatagatgcagcacaggctaaAAACTTACTGTTTTACTGGGGGTGGTTTGATACATTTGAATAGTGCCCAGGGTGTAATCTATAAAATCTCCAGGGTTCGTATTTTGATCagggcccttgacataattaaacgtACCTCTTGTGGCTTCCGAGGGGTATAGACTTGCGTTGTATTTTGCCCCCCTTGTGTTGAGTTCGGGTGATGGACGTGCAATTAGGAAATTGTCAGTGATTTTTCTTCcaggggtccttctttaggggatggcGACTCGAGGGTCTCTCCCAATCTCTGTcctcagattcactatcctctgcctgTGAATCGGGACTGTCATACTCTTCGCTACGTGTAGAATGGCTCGGGAAGACAAAACAGATGCTGGAGGGTCGAgtgaactgcacacagtttttCCGGGCTTTCTTTGTGGGTTTTAACAGAATCCTGCCGACCCTCCTCTTGTCCACTAATGGTCTGTTCTatattctgtttcctgttcatcTGTTTAGTTTTAGGCCTAGTACAACAGgagatagggtctgtacaagccgcgGGTTTGCCAGGAGTTTCATCTTGGCTGAtgactgaagggcttggagattctacaAGAGGTTTGGTTTGGTCAGCGTACGGTGGCGGTGATAGGGCTACGGGTGATTGCTTGgtctgatggcagtgttggggtgcctgcagatgtGGCTTGGCCAAGGATGGGCAGGGTTGTGGAGGGGGTAGCTATCCCAATGGGGCAGAGGGGTGCCTTCCCCAGTACTCCTCATCTTGTTCATTGTATCATTAATTTGGACAACATCGGCATGCCAGATTTGTCAGGAGGAACCTCCGATTTTTTTGGTTTCTTTCAACACGGCCTGCCGCTCTCGTCCCCGTTCTTTGTCTCGTTattctctctcctgcctttcttgtTTAACTCTTTCCCGttcattcatctcatgatcctcacactgcagtttttaAAACCTCCCAAATTTTaggtttcccctcgttatcacaggcactgatccctttCCTACGTGCATtctccacccaactggccagttttgattttcagTCAGGTTCTCAGCTCTCTTTACCCAGAATGACATTAACACTTTGCAGTATCTCTCCTGCTGTATTACATGGATCTATATCCCAGGTTTCCCataatggccaattctcatttcccatttTGTTGTTTAGGCATGCCAGCAGACGTCTGTACTGTGCTTCATTTTCGGGGTCATCCCGGCATAACCGATGTAAAGGGGTTCCGACACCCGACTCATCCagcgctttcactttttatttgtttctatatACTGCACCAGTGTCCTTCATCTCACTACCCACCTCAGgttcctgaccttcgcgtgggggatttccccacTTCgcaaccggtctaaggcagggtggttgagacaCATAGACACTGTAACTATTCCTTACTTATGTCTGAACACTTATACCTTCCCAATGTTACACTAACCCCCTGCCTTTTCCCAGTGACCTGACCCAGGAAATCTAACCGTGGCCACTGGAGGACTGTAACCTCCCGGATTTTTTCGCCCCATTTGCCTGACCAGGGACTCTAACCCCGGCCACCGGGGGACTCTTATCTCCCAGATTTCTTTCCCCAGTTCCACAGGGGAactctaacctcccggatttcttttCCCAGTTCCATAGGCGGactctaacctcccggatttctttactaACCTGGGAGTCGAACCTCCAGGCGTTAGGATTTAACAGTGTTCAAGCCCGTGAGTTGTCTCCGGGTTCCACCAGTACAGAGCCACACAGGTGATGAGGGGTCACACaggtggcaggttagtgagagagaccaacgtgaatcgtaccttgcgggCCCATCCGTCTCACTCCACTGATACTCAAATGATCATTTATTCAGCCCTCCATGTAAGACTGTTGTACATTTTGGAACCCTGCTTGCAACACCAAATGTTAAgttcattttcggagaccctcacggacttgctgcaataacaagacactgacctgtttagaaaaacacaaatcctttatcacaaagcaagtacaagctgtggagaaccactgtacttaacccggcacataatgcagagtctcgcaagtaattctccctgagcagcggacagtccccgctttttgtACCTTACCAGGTGCATACTACTtcaagcaattttacatctcacaatgttaagatacatgaaacaattactacaacagacaaagacatgatacaaaacaattatcacatcaaaaaacataaagagagcaggaaatAGTATTGATCATTCGCAAACtgactgctaatgacaggaggcAATTGCAAGTTGCTGAattgacagaatgtaatttcaagttgccggAGTGTCTGGCGTGaacaaatgctcctcacttaaccttatttgagacaaattccacatacccctgtgcaggaagataacgATTTGCATAttttaactctaattttattcagacTGGAAGCTTAAGACAgggtctgcatacctatgtgtaggcaggtAAAGGGCATTAattcatagaaatatagaaatcaatgggatgttatcccaataacatctcactaTGACCATTTCCTCATTGTTCTGTTGCTTAACTGACTCTTAATTCTCTATGTCCCGGTCATAGGTCGAGTCCAATTGACACCTGACTTATTGTTCTGTGGACTGTGTTTCCAACTACTCATGTCCTACTGTTCCTCATGAAGAATATCTAACCAGTGCTGGAAGTTGTCTGCTGTGAGGTTTCATCCTATTCACACCCGTTGTGTTGTACAATTCTCACTACTTCTACATTATCCATTTCTCTTCGATGTTGTTGATGCATTGTGCTGTCATATTGCTGATCCTCCAGTACTCCCCTTTTGCTCATTACGAAGTGCTGGTTGGAGATTTTCTTTAACCCATGCTGGCCTGTGCTTTATCATCATCCGGCACTCACATCTTGTTTATGCCGCTGGGTCTTTTGCCTGTTCTCAGTTGCTTTGTTTATTCAGGAGTTTATAAATTGGTATTAGGGTATATTTCACTGCGGCCTTCAATTGTTGTCTGAACTTGGACTGAGTCGCCACATAAATAAAAGAATTTGTGCAGCAACTTAAATTTCTCAGCATATAAGCAACTTGTTCAAGCACACCGAAAGGGTCAACTATGTAACCATCAAAATCGAAAAAATATAGGATGTAAACCAACCACAGGAGGATAAAGTTGCCTGATATGGTGAAAAGTAATACCATAGACTTCCTCCTGCTCTGCACCTCTTGGTCATTGTGATGTTTATGCATTTTCTGTTGCTTCAGTCCCTTGCGGACATGATTGGCCATCAAAATGTATCTGACTATTAGAGTATTGCACaacagaattaaaatgaatggcaaTAGTGGTGTTAAAACCTTCTCAAACACTCTAAATGCAGCCCACCTTGGATCTCTAAAGTAGCTTTGTGTATTAGAACAGCGCCATTCCACATTGTCAGTTATCCATCGAGGTTTATATCTAAAGTAGATAGGAATGCTTTTCAAACACAAGAGAACTGTAATTGTTGCTAGAACCACAGTCACAGTTTTTTCAGTACAATATTTAGATTTCAGCTTCTGGCAGGAAATGGCAACAAATCGAtcaaaagtgaaagagacagtaaACCAGACAGAACAATCTATGGAAATACGGATAACGACATAGAGAGGGCGACATACAGCAGTGAGTTTCAGGACATTTAGTTGGAAAGTATAATTGTTTATTCGGCGGAGTATGACCTCAGTTACAATGACCAGGAGATCCGATAAGGCCATGGCTACCAGGTAACGAGTGATGCACTTTGAGAGCCCACACTTGCCCCGGCAGAGAATGAGAACT
Coding sequences within it:
- the LOC132206892 gene encoding probable G-protein coupled receptor 139 → MDRNLMVIDWNVTTMDRDYYWDMLSLSTFYYMFPLPIQIQYIVSMIEFFYYPILAIIGVPANIIVVLILCRGKCGLSKCITRYLVAMALSDLLVIVTEVILRRINNYTFQLNVLKLTAVCRPLYVVIRISIDCSVWFTVSFTFDRFVAISCQKLKSKYCTEKTVTVVLATITVLLCLKSIPIYFRYKPRWITDNVEWRCSNTQSYFRDPRWAAFRVFEKVLTPLLPFILILLCNTLIVRYILMANHVRKGLKQQKMHKHHNDQEVQSRRKSMVLLFTISGNFILLWLVYILYFFDFDGYIVDPFGVLEQVAYMLRNLSCCTNSFIYVATQSKFRQQLKAAVKYTLIPIYKLLNKQSN